A window of Daphnia pulicaria isolate SC F1-1A chromosome 4, SC_F0-13Bv2, whole genome shotgun sequence genomic DNA:
TGTTCCGTCTGATGTTGCTTTGAATTGGCTtacgaaaaggaaaaggtCGTGATTTATGTCGAACTGTTGCTGGGATTGTGAAGTGAAGTTTTAAAGTCATGGACGGATTCTATTTTGAgtaagttttgttttgtggaTTAAAATGCTTGTGAAAACATTGGGGCCTTATTCGGTGAAAACTAGAGTCTGCAACTTTTAGTTCTCACATGCATATTATAATTTTGGACTCATCACTAGAATTAGATTTCCATGAAATGGCTCATACTCTCAAAGgagaatttcttttgttgattCTAATTAGTAATTactgtttcatttttatagaagTGGAAAATTGCCTATGTCTAttgcaaacaaacaatttgaCCCTGTTTGGCTGACGGTTGAGAATGATCTTAATGAGGATGGTGTTGTTTATTTGTCTAAGGTAAGTCTGTTTAGAAGTCTGACATTTTTCTATGAAGATGTTTATTTTAGCTTTGATGTACAATTTTAGGAAGCAATAGATTCACTTGAGCTCTCCTCAGGAGACTCAGTTCTTATAAAAGGAAAACAGAGTAAAGAGACAGTCAGTATTCCACATGCTGATGATGCCATAATTGATTTCAATGAAATTAGAATGGACTCTAGTATCAGAGACTACTTGCGTGTTAGCCTGGGTGATAAAGTGTTATTGTCTCCTGTGAAG
This region includes:
- the LOC124337916 gene encoding transitional endoplasmic reticulum ATPase-like isoform X1, which codes for MDGFYFESGKLPMSIANKQFDPVWLTVENDLNEDGVVYLSKEAIDSLELSSGDSVLIKGKQSKETVSIPHADDAIIDFNEIRMDSSIRDYLRVSLGDKVLLSPVKYNKFGKIIHALNEDAMIAKSDVSDVDGLVKELPNLELGGPMGDTSDVDKNVDEKKLVLFNSVVVPVPDTVSECIVDEVQSQREKEERLMKPNFEEIMRFCAII
- the LOC124337916 gene encoding transitional endoplasmic reticulum ATPase-like isoform X2, translated to MDGFYFESGKLPMSIANKQFDPVWLTVENDLNEDGVVYLSKEAIDSLELSSGDSVLIKGKQSKETVSIPHADDAIIDFNEIRMDSSIRDYLRVSLGDKVLLSPVKYNKFGKIIHALNEDAMIAKSDVSDVDGLVKELPNLELGGPMGDTSDVDKNASSFQFQTRYQNASLMKCSLNVKKKKDL